The DNA segment ACGGCATACGTGGCAGCTGGTATGTCTAAGCGTTCATAACGATGTGGATTTTCTTCACCGTTATAAGCCGTCGCAATCCAATATTCCATTGTATTTTCAGCTGAATCCATCCCCCGGCAAACACCAAGCAACCCTTTCACTTCACCACTATTAAGTTCTACCAATTCATCATTTATTCCATTTTGATGAACCTCATCCCACATCTTTGGAATTTCAATTTTATTTTCTCCATTGTCACATGAGAATGTTCGTTTCACACCAATAATTCGAAACTCTGGTTTTTCTTTAATTCGCACCTGCATTAGTAACGCCCCTTTCAATTTCACAAAGATGACTAAACAAATTTATAATTAGTGGAGAAGATTATTCTACTGCAATATTGCACCTACCCGATGAATATCATTATCTTATATCTATTTCGACACAACAGCCTGTATATTCCTGCTCATTCCTCCATTACATGCGAAAATTATAAAATAAGTTATATAAACAGTTCAGTTGCCTCCACTAATACTCGTGACACACTAATCAAATTATGGTTAAATGACGTTAATCAATTTACTATAAAGGAGATTTTAATAGATGCTCATTCATGGACACCTAGTGAAAGGAAATGATATCGACAAAGAGACTCGTTGCTTACATTATCATACTGAAATCGATCGAATTGCCATCAAATTTTATTGTTGCGATACGTATTTTCCATGTTTTTCCTGTCATGAAGCTGAAGGTTGCGACACACCACAAGTCTGGCCAGTAGCTCAATTTCATAAAAAAGCCGTTTTGTGCGGTTCTTGCGGATATGAGCTTAGCGTAAATGAATATTTATCTTGTGAATCTTCATGTCCCTCATGCAAGAGTGCATTTAACCCAGGCTGCAGTCTCCATAAGCATTTATATTTTGAGGTTTAACAGGCATACCAATATGATTTAAATTAGCTCGCAAGAAAAATAGAAAAACCCAGTGAGAATTTATTTTGTCTCTGGGTTTATTTCATTAATATTCTCAACTCTCTAACGCCGCATCAACAAGCATTTTTGTATAGGGATGACGCGTTTCTGAAAAGCGATCTTCTGATAAAAATAAATCAACCAAGACGCCTTCTTTTATAACTGCTTTTCGTTCGTCTATCTCCTCAGATTAACAGTAGAATTCCTGCGCGTAGCCTTGCTAAAAATCTTGTGAAATACTACAACTACACGTTTCCCTCTCCCTAATAAACGCCTTTCTAACACATAAAAAAAGCCCTCTTAAAAAATTAAAAGGGCTCTTTTGGTAATTTTTTTTGTTGTTATTGTATTAATTCCCATTATCATGTAAATACTTCTTTTAAAAGGGGAGTTGAACACAATGCAAACTTATAACTCAATACCGTTTTGGAAGAACTCACAAATGGCAGTTACTCGTTTTCTAGATCGAATGGAATTTGTTTTAGAAATTACATATACCAGTAAACATGTCAATGTCAGTGTTCATTACAACTTAGAATTGGAATGTATTGAAGATATTTTATTAGATAATCAAGTTTCTGTATTCCGATACTATCAAAATAAAGGAATGTTATACGAAATCCACGAACATTTAAATTCTACTGATTTCAGCAAAACATTAGTGCCAGAATTTGCAAAGTAATTAAGAGAACTTTAATTTACTAAGATGCTTTCCACTATTAACAAAACCTATTAAGAGTATTAGAACTTGGCATTTTAGATTAAAACCACACAAGCAATTGCTTGTGTGGTTTATTGCGATGTATTGATTTTCCTCAATCATTAGTAATAAATATTGTGAGTGATCACCCATATCAGTGTAATAACGAATGAAATCCAATTTACAAATGCTTTTTCTATCTATTTCATTTTACGGATAGTTAATTGCTTAGTTTGAGGAATGACATTGATTTGATGATTACGTTTTGTATAAAAAACTGAAGCACCTTCTATCTCTCTTTTTTCCCACCCATTCACTTTAAGAACTATTTCATAGCCAAAGGGTATGCCTTTTTCTTCGGTTGCACGGGACCAATCATAGATTTTTGCATCCTCACTTTCTTGCAACAGTTCAGCACTTTTAGGTATTGGAAAGTTGTAAAAATCAGAAGAACGATAGGAAAAAAATGTAGACAAATATAAAGATCCTCCAACAACCAAAGTCATAGGTAAAAGCCAATTAACTACTCTCTTCATTTCACTCCCCCGTCCTATCTACTTTAAATTTATATAGTAAGGAACATTATTTCGAACGAATTTATCTTTCAATTAACTGCTTTTTCTTTAATTTTCAGGATTACTTCATTATATTCAGTAACTGTATCGATATAGACCTTCTCAGATTCTTTTAATATAATTTGATTTATTTGCTATGTATATTAAAATTCTTTTTATTCTGATTTATTAACTATTATATCACGGAAATCAAGTAAAGAGTCTTAAATTATTATGATTTGAGACTCTTTACTTGTTTTAAATTACACGAGTGAACATCTCATGAATCTCTTAGTTTTTTTAGCAATTTATCATGTTGTCTTGAAAAAATAAGTAACGCTATAATACTTCCTACTAAAGCAAATGTCATATCCCATTGTGCGTCCCAGATATCTCCTTGCATTCCTAAAAATTCTTTTGTCCCTTCTTCTCCATTCGTAAACTTAGTGCTCAACCATTCGATGATTTCATAAAATGCAGCCACGGCTAGCATAATACTAGTTGTGATGCTGAACAACCAAGCCCCTTTAGTTAGTTGTGTATTACGTATTAATATTTCTCTTACAACAATTGCACCTAAACCTTTTAGAAAATGACCAAAACGATCATAGTGATTTCGTTGTAAATCAAAAGTATTCTCAATCCAATTAAAAAGGGGAACATCATCGTAGGTGTAGTGACCTCCAATAAACGTAAGAATTGATAAAATGGCTACTATAAAGTATGAGAGTACAGTTAGACGAAACCTATTGTAAGTTACAATTGCAATGATTATTACAACAACGCTAGGACCAACTTCCGCAATCCATGTCAAATATTCTGCCGGCTTATAAGCTGACCATATTAAAACTATGGTAACAATCGTGAGTAGGGAAAGATTAATCTTTGAACTAGTACCTAAATCCACCGTTTTCACCCCTTCTGCCTAACAGTATGCGAAAAAACAGAATTTCTTAAACAGTAATCATATATAGAATTTTCATAGGAAATATCTCTTTCTCTTTTTTAGTAGCTGTTTTTTGGGAGCGACTCAAAAAAACTATTTTCTTAATTTAGAGATTTCCCAATACCGGACATAATCGACTTCCTTATTTTCTCTATTCCAACTTGGAGCATGATTTTTCCAACTTGAACCCCAAATTTTCCAACTGACCAATGGCTCACCAGAATATTCATTGAAGAAGCCAGAAATTAATCGTACCTTTTGAAAAAGGAACACTATTTTCTTCAATTCTCGAGAAGATCTCTTTAATATCTTAGTCATTCTCTTAAAATTTATATACTTTTGGATTCACAAGTAGTTTGTCAGTCGTTTCCTTTTTTTGATTCAACTTATTAAGTCTTCAACTTTGACCACAATTTTTTCTATATTTATTATGTTTAAATAGTAAAAAATTCACATTGACGTACCTATGAACGTTGATTTATTATATGATTACCGTCTATTTAGCGACAATTTTAAATTATCTACACAATTCATAAATAGAGGTTTTTGTGTGTCGAACTGCACGATTGAAATTTGGGGTTGGGGGAAACAATTATGAAAAAAGAAATGTCATTTAAGGTAGCAATTATTCCACTGGTTATCATGATTGCAGTCATGTATTTTACGATTGTAAAACTTGAACAAGGACCGCATATTCCACTTATTGTTGGAACTTGCGTAGCAGCTCTCGTTGCATGGCGCAGTGGATATACATGGAAAGAAATTGAAGAAGCGATGTATAAAGGGATTCGTCTTGCATTACCCGCTGTCATTATCATCATTCTCGTTGGTTTAACAATTGGTTCTTGGATCGGTGGCGGCATTGTTGCGACGATGATTTATTATGGATTGAACATTATCACGCCATCACTGTTCCTTGTATCGATTACGGCAATATGTGCGATTGTATCATTAGCAATTGGGAGTTCATGGTCGACAATGGGGACAATTGGTGTCGCTGGTATGGGGATTGGATTAAGTATGGGTATCCCTGCACCGATGATAGCTGGTGCAATTATTTCCGGGGCTTATTTCGGGGATAAGTTATCACCTCTTTCAGATACTACGAATCTAGCAGCTGGTTTAACGAATACAGATTTATTTGTACATATCAAACATATGCTCTATACCACAATTCCAGGTATTACTATCGCATTAATAGTTTATTTCATCCTTGGTAGGAAGTTTGGTAAAGATGGGGTAGATACAGCTGATATCGGTCAAACTATAAGTGTTTTGAAGGAAAGCTTTGTTATTTCACCATTTCTGTTATTGATTCCTTTACTAGTTATTATCTTAGTTGCCAAAAAAGTACCTGCAATTCCAGCGTTAATAGTAGGAATTTTACTTGGATTCTTATCACAGATTATCATTCAAGGTGGATCCATATCAGGTGCTGTTGGCGCTCTTCAAAGCGGTTTCTCTATTGAAACCGGTAATGAAATGGTGGACAATTTGTTTAATCGAGGCGGATTGGACTCGATGATGTATACAGTTTCAATGACGATTGTGGCCATGACTTTCGGGGGGATTCTTGAACATACAGGAATGCTTAAATCGATTGTCAATCAAATTTTAAAATATGCGAAGTCTGCTGGAAGTATTGTTGCTTCAACGGTTGTCTCGTGTTTTGCTACTAACGCTACTTGTTCAGAGCAATACATATCCATCGTGGTACCTGCACGGATGTATGCAAAAACGTACCGCGACAAAGGCCTTCACTCGAAAAATTTATCACGAGCGCTTGAAGATGGTGGAACTTTGACATCCGTTTTCATCCCATGGAATACTTGTGGTGTATTCATTCTAGGCACACTCGGCGTTCATGCCTTTGACTATGCTCCCTATGCAGTTCTAAACTTTGCTGTTCCAATTATTTCAATCATTTATGCAATGACAGGATTTACAATTGCTAAACTGTCAGAAGCTGAAATGATACAAGTAAGAAAAGAAGATGCAACAACTGTAGATGCTTAACAATAATAGTTTTTAAATTCGAAAAGGAAAGTTCACTAATATGTGAACTTTCCTTTTTTTCATTTACTTTCCTAAGCGGATCTTTGTCAAAAGACGTCGGTGAAGAATTTTAGTCGGCTATAATTGATTGATTGATTTGTCATGGGACTGTCCAGAAAATTAGTAAAAATGACTTTTTATGGCAGGCTTTTTTTATGTAGTTTTTCAAGTATCCCGTTGCTTTCCGCGGGCACGACTTCAGCCTCCTCGTCGCGAAAAACACGTGCTCCTGCGGTTACTCGTCGCAAATGAATTGTGAACAATTCGTTTCCTGTGGGGTCTTCAGCTCGTGCTTTTTCCGCCGGAGTCGCCATCTTGCACTCCAAGCAACTAAAATTGGATAAGAATATATAAATTGCCTGATCCAGTGACATGCTTAAGAGTAGGATTATGCTACTTTTGAGCGTAGTTGTTTTTGTTCGCTTTGTTTAACATCTGGTTTTAATTTAAAGGGTAAATAAAGACGGTTTTTGTAATTCCGGAAATTTCTATATCCATAAGCGACACGATTCAATACGTTGATTTTATTGTTAGTCCCTTCAATTCTTTCGTTATTGTAAGGGTAAATAAAGCTGTTTTCTATGAACGGAAGATGTTTTCTTAACGTTTTTAAAGGAGTAGCTTCCAGTAACGCTTCAGGCGACGGTATTTCTTCCTATTATCAGGTGGATCTGTTTTAAGTTTATTCATAATAGTAATACGACATTTATTCATAGAGCGATTTCATTAATTGAACTAGATGAAATGGGTCAATGATAATATTCGCTTGCGATAACTCTATTCTCTTAGCTGATTGCAGTGCAGAGCGGCGACTCCGGTGGGATTAGCGTGACAGGTGAAGACCCCACAGGAAACGAATTGTGCACAATTCGTTTGCGACGAGTAACCGCAGGAGCATTGATTGTTTTCGCGACGAGGAGGCTCACCGCACGCACCACGGAACGCGTCCGCTCGGAACGGAAATCAACGTGTATCAAGCTTTTTTGTTTCATAGATATTTATAAAAAAATAACATTAGTGAAATTCCATCCCTTTCTCCTGTTTTATCGAGAAGGAGATTTTATTTCACCAACGTCATATAGTGTACAACCTCCCAACCAACATATAGTTTCTCTATTGATATATAGGCATATTGAGTTCGTAAACTGTTCTTGGTCGTCCTTGTTGATATGTCATTTCTTCTCCAACTACTTTTACATAACTGTGATCAACGAGTTTTTTAAGAATCCGTTCAGTAGAACGACGTGTTACCTGCAGATAATCTGCGAGGTCTGCCGCTGTAAAATGAAGCATTTGTCTTGATTTACCAAATTCCATAATTTTCGAGAGATTTGCAGGGCTCAATTTCGTTTTCTTTGCCACTTCTAGGAATTCGGGTTGAGCCACTATTAAACTATGTTGTTTTCGTTCATTAGGAAACGGTCCTTGTAATTCTTTTTTTTCAGTCAAGATGTATCCGCATTTTTCGTCACTATCTTTTTCAGCAAAATGAAGCGCTACTTTGGCATTTAAATCGGCTTCCGTAATTGTTATTCCGTAGCCAAATCCAATGAATATACTGTCTTGCCATTTATCAAAGAAATCCGCTAGTACATTTTGGTTCATCAAGGCTTCAATATCACCTTTAGTGCTATATAGGATAAATGATGTTTCATCCATCTGCTGAATGGATGCGTGAATTTCGAGTGCAAATGCTTCAACATATTTTAGTTGTAAACGATGTAAATGAGGGAATGAAATATAACCTACAGAAACTTGGGCAGATTTACTTCTATATAGTTCTGCTTGAGTTTTAGCTTCTTGCAATCCTCGGATCAACGTCAGTCTTGGATCTGCCATCTTTAGAGTAGGGATGCCCAAGTCTTCTAATCGCTGACAGACAGCATGAACACTTGTTAAAGCTAAATCAATGGAACCTTTCTTCCAAAGTGTATGATGAAAATCGACTATTTTCTCCACATCAAAATGACTCTCTAACATCTCTCTATAATCCATAATGCGTAATGGCTTAACCTTGAAATTCATGTCGGACAATACATTTGTCACAATTGATGAATCCATAAGATCGATGGAAAGTCGCTTCAAAGAAATTTTATAATTATATAAAATAGACAGTAAAGAATAGGCGAATGCCATTTCATCTTGAGCTAAATAAAGCGAAGGAATTGTCAATTTCTCTCGCTCTCCTTTTGAAGAATAGTAAGGAAATGCGCCAGAATAAAAGACGATATCGCAAGGCTTTAAACTTCTGATAAGCTTACCCGCTTCACTCGGATCTTGATACATATAAGGAACAATCTCAATACCAGAAATATTGGACCCTTCTATAAGAATTCTATCTATAAATTCTTCAGAACCTATTACAGCTATTTTTATTTTCATATTTCAACTCCTTCAATCATTATCTATATATATTAAACGTCTATTTAACGACTAACATAACAATTTCGCGAGTAATTGAAAAGCAATTCGCACTATTCAATAATTTTACACACACTTAAATTCCAGCAATTATACTAACTGCTGGAATTTAAGTATTGACTATACACTTGCCTTTTACATCTGAAACATATACTTACTACTTCAATTGTCTTTACTCTACTTTTGACAAAAACTTTCTAGTTCTCTCTTCTTTTGGAGACTGAAAAACTTGTTGTGACGTTCCTTCCTCAACAATTAATCCGTTATCCATAAAAACGACTCTGTCGGCGACATCTTTTGCAAAGTTCATTTCGTGTGTCACGATTACCATAGTCATTCCTTCTTGAGCCAAGTCTTTAATAACCTGTAATACCTCTCGGACGAGCTCAGGATCAAGGGCGGAAGTAGGTTCATCAAAAAGCATGACCATTGGATTCAATGCTAGCGACCTTGCTATCGCCACTCTTTGCTGTTGACCACCTGACAATTGAACAGGATAGTGATCACAACGATCTCCAAGCCCAACTTTAATGAGTTGTAATTCAGCCAACTTTCTAGCCTCATCTTTACTGGCTCCGTGTATGGCAATTGGACCTTCCATTACATTTTCTATGGCTGTTTTATGAGGAAACAGATTGAACGATTGAAAAACAAAACCAGTTCTTTTCCTTAATTCTCTTATCTCTTTCTTTCGTTTTCGATCTATTTTCCCACCTGCAATTACTCTGTATTCACCAATTTGAATGATTCCCTCAGTAGGCTCTTCTAAGAAATTTAAGCAACGTAACAAAGTTGATTTTCCAGAGCCACTTGGTCCCATTATGACGACGACTTCGCTTTTATTTATTTCCAAATCGATTCCTAGTAATACATCATTTAATCCAAAGCTTTTTTTCAAATTATGAATTTGAATAATACTCATGGGTATCTCCTCACACTAGTATTTTTCAAATATTATTAAGTTCGCACTAAGTATTTGGAAGTTTTGGTTTCCAATTTGTCTAATATAGTTGTGAAGAACGTAATTAACACCCAATAGATTGCAGCAGCTACTAAATAAATAGTAAGTGGTTCAAACGTTTTTGCAATGATCAAACTCGACATTTGCAATAATTCCGTAACCGTAATAACTGATACGAGTGAGGTATCTTTAATAAGCACGATAAATGAGTTTGATAATGTAGGAATTGCGATTCGCAAGCTTTGAGGTAAAATAATTCGTAATAAAGCTTGTGAATAAGTCATCCCCATTGACATTGAGGCTTCCATTTGTCCATTATCAACAGCAAGTATTGATGCTCGAAAAGATTCAGATAGATAAGCACCTGCATTTAAACTTAAAGCCAATATCCCTGAAGATATCGGATCTAAAGCAATACCTATTTGAGGGAATCCATAGTAAATAACGAATATTTGTACAAGAAGTGGAGTTCCTCGGATAATAGATACGTAGGCACTAGCAACTCCGTTTAAAATCCTTACTTTTACTATTCTTACGATTGCCGTAAAAAACCCAATCACCAGGGCGATAATAATAGATATTGCTGCCAAGAAAATAGTCATTAGCGTAGCTTTAAGTAGGGATGGCAATGAATCTATTATTATTGTTGCGTCCATATAACATCCTCCAGTCAGACAAGCTACAACATGGATACAAAACTTACTCTAAATTTTCCTCTTTGTAAGTAATTTCAATTCCTAAACTGTTTAATTCATCTAAAAATGGTTGAAAACGCTCCCTAACAATTAAGCTCTCTATTGGAATAACACCAGTCTCGGTAATTTTTTTTAATGCAATCCATTTAGCCGTTAACGCTGCTGGAATAGCAGTCGTTTTAGCCATGGAAGTGATTTTCCGTTTATGATCATATAAATCAACCATTTCCCATGTATGTTTGATTGATTTTCCAGCCTTGATCCCACTTACCTCTACCCTCATCACAGTAATATCTTCATTGGACGCCCCAATCATTTTTGGGGCTAGAATTCTTTCTGCAAAGGCTCGAGGAGTAGTCGTTATTCCATGAACTACAATAGGATTATTATCGAGAAATCCTAATTCACTTAAAACATTCATTTTTACCCAATGCCCAGGATAGCGAACTGTTTTTTCATATAGATTTTTCACTCGATCCTTTAAAATGAATGCGGTACTATGAGCATCCGTAATAACCGATTCACAATCACCTACTGGATTTGGAAAAGTAATTTTTTCTAATCCAGAAAGAGGAGGGTACTCAACAAGCTCCCCGTTTTCAACTGCCATGGCTGGTTTTGTATAGAGGCCCAAAACACTTTCAAGACGAAAAACAACTTGATACCATAGAGGCGGGACTGGATGTCTCGGAATACCGCCGCAACTCATAACTGCATCGACAGCTTCATCTAACATCTCGATACCTTGCGCGGCTAGAAAATTCGTTATTCCTGGAGCAACCCCACAACCCGGTATAATTATGACTCCTGCCTCTTGTGCAATTTTATGCAATGCCATTTTATCTGTAAACCTAGACCCTACAAGATCCACTAAGTGACATTTTGATGCGATTGCAGCTTTTATAGCTACCAGGCTCAAAGAATGCGGGAGACATGCTACCGCTACATCTGCACCTATTAACAATTTCGCGATTTCTTCTTCCGTTTCTAACGAGGCTATTTTCCCAATCACTTTGGGGTTATTTGCTATGCCCAAACACTTATCAATGCTCTCTTGGTTTATGTCAATAACCGTTATTTTTTTTAAATCTTTAAACTTTGCAATTTCACTGACTACTGTCGTACCAATCATTCCCGTCCCTAAAATGACGATATGCAAAATTACCGCCCCTCCCTATCCATGTTTTTACGGGTATTGAAATGATAAAATAGAGGAATGAAATTTTCACTTTGATCCTTCATTAGTAAAATTACATTTCTAAAGGCTCTGTTCCGAACCATTTTTTATAAATTTCAATGTATGTGCCATCCTCTTTCATTTCACTTAATGCTTCATTTACCTCTGTAATAAAGTCTTCGTTTCCTTTATTAACTGCCATCCCAATTTCGTCTCTATTTACAATATCGCTCGCAATTTTTAAAGGAAGATTTTGTTCCTTAATATTGTAGCTAATTAACAACTGATCATTAATAATAACGTCTAATCGTTTATTCTTAAGATCTTGAATATAATCACTTACTGCTTTGTATAATATGACATCCGCACCATCGACGGTGTTTGCAACTTCTTCAAAAGTTGTCCCGCCGCCAACGCCAACTTTCTTCCCTTTAATATCCTCAAGTTTAGTAATATCGTTCGTTTCCTCGCGAGTGATTAATACCGAGCCAGTAATAACGTATGGGTCAGTAAAATCAACACTTTTTTTCCGTTCTTCTGTTACGGTCATTTGTCCAATAACAATATCGAATTTATCAGCTTTTAGACCACCAATTAAGCCATCCCACTTTGTCGCAATAAAATTGACTTCAACACCTAATCTTTTAGCAATTTCATTGGATATATCTACGTCAAAACCTTGGAAATCATCTTTGTCATCTAAGAAATTAAAAGGAGGGTATGTGCCTTCGAAAGCAACATTTAGTACTTTAGATTTCTCCATACGATCTAACACGGTTTTACTACTACTTTCTTTTCCAGCATTTACAGCAACCGTTTTTTCTTCTCCTCCGCAAGCTGCAATAATACTAATTACAAAAAGAGTGATAATAACTAAAATTAGATTCTTTTTCATCTGATTTTCCCCTTCTCTCTAAAATATTCTTATTTTTTCTTAATCAAATAAAAATAAGGGGGCCAACAGAATAAAATCCCATTTAAC comes from the Paenisporosarcina antarctica genome and includes:
- a CDS encoding GyrI-like domain-containing protein; protein product: MQVRIKEKPEFRIIGVKRTFSCDNGENKIEIPKMWDEVHQNGINDELVELNSGEVKGLLGVCRGMDSAENTMEYWIATAYNGEENPHRYERLDIPAATYAVFAIVGPMPQAMQSMWEKIYSEWFPASAFRPSGSPELEVYTNDDASKEDYRSEIWIPVVEKKMVHIPVTIH
- a CDS encoding CHY zinc finger protein; the protein is MLIHGHLVKGNDIDKETRCLHYHTEIDRIAIKFYCCDTYFPCFSCHEAEGCDTPQVWPVAQFHKKAVLCGSCGYELSVNEYLSCESSCPSCKSAFNPGCSLHKHLYFEV
- a CDS encoding DUF2238 domain-containing protein, which codes for MDLGTSSKINLSLLTIVTIVLIWSAYKPAEYLTWIAEVGPSVVVIIIAIVTYNRFRLTVLSYFIVAILSILTFIGGHYTYDDVPLFNWIENTFDLQRNHYDRFGHFLKGLGAIVVREILIRNTQLTKGAWLFSITTSIMLAVAAFYEIIEWLSTKFTNGEEGTKEFLGMQGDIWDAQWDMTFALVGSIIALLIFSRQHDKLLKKLRDS
- the nhaC gene encoding Na+/H+ antiporter NhaC, yielding MKKEMSFKVAIIPLVIMIAVMYFTIVKLEQGPHIPLIVGTCVAALVAWRSGYTWKEIEEAMYKGIRLALPAVIIIILVGLTIGSWIGGGIVATMIYYGLNIITPSLFLVSITAICAIVSLAIGSSWSTMGTIGVAGMGIGLSMGIPAPMIAGAIISGAYFGDKLSPLSDTTNLAAGLTNTDLFVHIKHMLYTTIPGITIALIVYFILGRKFGKDGVDTADIGQTISVLKESFVISPFLLLIPLLVIILVAKKVPAIPALIVGILLGFLSQIIIQGGSISGAVGALQSGFSIETGNEMVDNLFNRGGLDSMMYTVSMTIVAMTFGGILEHTGMLKSIVNQILKYAKSAGSIVASTVVSCFATNATCSEQYISIVVPARMYAKTYRDKGLHSKNLSRALEDGGTLTSVFIPWNTCGVFILGTLGVHAFDYAPYAVLNFAVPIISIIYAMTGFTIAKLSEAEMIQVRKEDATTVDA
- a CDS encoding transposase, with the translated sequence MPSPEALLEATPLKTLRKHLPFIENSFIYPYNNERIEGTNNKINVLNRVAYGYRNFRNYKNRLYLPFKLKPDVKQSEQKQLRSKVA
- a CDS encoding helix-turn-helix domain-containing protein translates to MKIKIAVIGSEEFIDRILIEGSNISGIEIVPYMYQDPSEAGKLIRSLKPCDIVFYSGAFPYYSSKGEREKLTIPSLYLAQDEMAFAYSLLSILYNYKISLKRLSIDLMDSSIVTNVLSDMNFKVKPLRIMDYREMLESHFDVEKIVDFHHTLWKKGSIDLALTSVHAVCQRLEDLGIPTLKMADPRLTLIRGLQEAKTQAELYRSKSAQVSVGYISFPHLHRLQLKYVEAFALEIHASIQQMDETSFILYSTKGDIEALMNQNVLADFFDKWQDSIFIGFGYGITITEADLNAKVALHFAEKDSDEKCGYILTEKKELQGPFPNERKQHSLIVAQPEFLEVAKKTKLSPANLSKIMEFGKSRQMLHFTAADLADYLQVTRRSTERILKKLVDHSYVKVVGEEMTYQQGRPRTVYELNMPIYQ
- a CDS encoding amino acid ABC transporter ATP-binding protein, yielding MSIIQIHNLKKSFGLNDVLLGIDLEINKSEVVVIMGPSGSGKSTLLRCLNFLEEPTEGIIQIGEYRVIAGGKIDRKRKKEIRELRKRTGFVFQSFNLFPHKTAIENVMEGPIAIHGASKDEARKLAELQLIKVGLGDRCDHYPVQLSGGQQQRVAIARSLALNPMVMLFDEPTSALDPELVREVLQVIKDLAQEGMTMVIVTHEMNFAKDVADRVVFMDNGLIVEEGTSQQVFQSPKEERTRKFLSKVE
- a CDS encoding amino acid ABC transporter permease yields the protein MDATIIIDSLPSLLKATLMTIFLAAISIIIALVIGFFTAIVRIVKVRILNGVASAYVSIIRGTPLLVQIFVIYYGFPQIGIALDPISSGILALSLNAGAYLSESFRASILAVDNGQMEASMSMGMTYSQALLRIILPQSLRIAIPTLSNSFIVLIKDTSLVSVITVTELLQMSSLIIAKTFEPLTIYLVAAAIYWVLITFFTTILDKLETKTSKYLVRT
- a CDS encoding saccharopine dehydrogenase family protein encodes the protein MHIVILGTGMIGTTVVSEIAKFKDLKKITVIDINQESIDKCLGIANNPKVIGKIASLETEEEIAKLLIGADVAVACLPHSLSLVAIKAAIASKCHLVDLVGSRFTDKMALHKIAQEAGVIIIPGCGVAPGITNFLAAQGIEMLDEAVDAVMSCGGIPRHPVPPLWYQVVFRLESVLGLYTKPAMAVENGELVEYPPLSGLEKITFPNPVGDCESVITDAHSTAFILKDRVKNLYEKTVRYPGHWVKMNVLSELGFLDNNPIVVHGITTTPRAFAERILAPKMIGASNEDITVMRVEVSGIKAGKSIKHTWEMVDLYDHKRKITSMAKTTAIPAALTAKWIALKKITETGVIPIESLIVRERFQPFLDELNSLGIEITYKEENLE
- a CDS encoding transporter substrate-binding domain-containing protein; the encoded protein is MKKNLILVIITLFVISIIAACGGEEKTVAVNAGKESSSKTVLDRMEKSKVLNVAFEGTYPPFNFLDDKDDFQGFDVDISNEIAKRLGVEVNFIATKWDGLIGGLKADKFDIVIGQMTVTEERKKSVDFTDPYVITGSVLITREETNDITKLEDIKGKKVGVGGGTTFEEVANTVDGADVILYKAVSDYIQDLKNKRLDVIINDQLLISYNIKEQNLPLKIASDIVNRDEIGMAVNKGNEDFITEVNEALSEMKEDGTYIEIYKKWFGTEPLEM